One window from the genome of Diceros bicornis minor isolate mBicDic1 chromosome 1, mDicBic1.mat.cur, whole genome shotgun sequence encodes:
- the IL9 gene encoding interleukin-9: MLLAVVLASALLLCSVAGQGCSTLTGIMDVKHLINNLQEHPLSKCSCSTNVTDCLCLPIPSGNCTAACFQEGLSQMTNTTVKTRFSLIFHRVKKTVAALKNNKCQFFTCEQPCNQATAGNTVTFLKSLLEIFQKERMRGRV; this comes from the exons ATGCTCCTTGCCGTGGTCCTTGCCTCTGCCCTACTCCTCTGCTCCGTGGCCGGCCAGGGGTGTTCAACCTTGACAGGGATCATGGATGTCAAGCACCTCATCAACAACCTGCAG GAACATCCACTTTCAAAATGCAGCTGCAGCACCAAT GTGACTGATTGTTTGTGTCTGCCCATTCCTTCC GGCAACTGCACTGCAGCATGCTTCCAGGAGGGTTTGTCACAGATGACCAACACCACAGTGAAAACAAGATTCTCCCTGATTTTCCATCGGGTGAAAAAAACAGTTGCAGCCCTAAAGAACAACAAGTGTCAA TTTTTTACCTGTGAACAGCCGTGCAACCAAGCCACAGCAGGCAACACAGTGACATTTCTGAAGAGTCTCCTGGAAATTTTCcagaaagaaaggatgagaggcAGAGTATGa